The Pseudomonas sp. DG56-2 genome contains a region encoding:
- a CDS encoding LA2681 family HEPN domain-containing protein has product MEGKLLSHKSVERISQKMDEYIDTNNAGLEKYCRMQHDKKCESPFLAAQLYYVIGTGYSAVHSNRVQADWYSPSIGNAVYFLRKALHELKKFKDEYYEVKHGSATVSLSYAELYSRININLANYLTEQSRHIEALEFYDRAIALKNAFGHATKARCLIKFNEDVYDENAHFFLSKKIYNSIQEALKPESTTIEGDEEQFVALKKRLESYLPYFEDRYAEYIDSDHSDTHQEHFRNGKHKSYCNWVGKNRIFLNMSNLVIIKEYAYEDCLSLPSFSGEINSLLLASEELSFHAHFDELKDTYCYARYTYYTALNMPIDTDHVYNSSYKKVNSLDYSINSFKTNQYKTALRCLYSLLDKIAYFIYKFFEVSADELEEHEVTIRTIFITNKKPAAWFSLIKNPFLSALYFLSKDINDVKRPSKRGQIQNSDEPLYLSETTFPAANHINQIRNALEHKSLKIVDGFAYEMSIENYNSSFTLDKAHKKRAGLDESSDAYQKLTRNIDEKNRLKSFHLTVSVDHIEEQILELIKLSRNALMYLALSIQYHESHKPADVDSEKIRLEREVPYL; this is encoded by the coding sequence ATGGAAGGGAAGCTCCTAAGTCACAAAAGTGTAGAGCGTATCAGCCAAAAAATGGATGAATACATAGACACTAATAACGCTGGCCTAGAAAAATACTGTCGAATGCAGCATGACAAAAAATGCGAAAGTCCATTTTTAGCTGCTCAACTATATTACGTGATCGGCACTGGCTACTCCGCCGTGCACTCTAATAGAGTACAAGCAGACTGGTATTCTCCAAGTATAGGCAACGCTGTTTATTTCTTGAGGAAGGCTCTGCATGAGTTAAAAAAATTCAAAGATGAATACTATGAGGTAAAGCATGGTAGTGCCACAGTTTCACTGAGCTATGCTGAGCTTTATTCACGTATCAACATAAATCTTGCAAATTATTTGACTGAGCAGTCTCGCCATATAGAAGCACTAGAGTTTTATGATAGGGCTATAGCACTGAAGAATGCCTTCGGGCATGCGACTAAGGCACGTTGCCTTATCAAGTTTAATGAGGATGTATATGATGAAAACGCTCACTTCTTTTTATCAAAAAAAATATATAATTCAATTCAGGAAGCTTTGAAGCCAGAAAGCACTACGATAGAAGGAGACGAGGAGCAATTCGTAGCACTCAAAAAACGTCTTGAATCGTATTTACCATATTTTGAAGATAGATATGCTGAATATATTGATTCAGATCACTCAGATACGCATCAAGAACACTTTAGAAATGGCAAGCATAAGTCATATTGTAACTGGGTTGGAAAAAATAGAATTTTTCTCAATATGTCCAATCTAGTTATCATTAAGGAATATGCCTACGAGGACTGTTTAAGTCTTCCTTCCTTCTCTGGAGAAATAAATTCGTTATTGCTAGCGAGTGAAGAACTCTCATTTCACGCTCATTTTGATGAGCTGAAGGATACGTATTGCTACGCAAGATACACATATTACACAGCATTAAATATGCCCATAGATACGGATCATGTTTACAATTCCAGTTACAAGAAAGTAAATAGCCTTGATTACTCGATAAATAGCTTTAAAACAAATCAGTATAAGACTGCTCTAAGGTGCTTGTATTCATTGCTGGATAAAATAGCCTACTTTATCTACAAATTTTTTGAGGTCAGTGCTGATGAGCTGGAAGAGCACGAGGTCACAATAAGGACGATTTTTATCACTAATAAAAAGCCAGCAGCTTGGTTTTCCCTAATAAAAAATCCGTTTCTTTCCGCCCTGTATTTTTTAAGCAAAGATATAAACGACGTCAAACGCCCTTCGAAACGAGGTCAAATACAAAACTCTGATGAGCCTCTATATCTTTCAGAGACGACTTTTCCGGCCGCTAATCACATCAACCAAATCCGGAATGCGTTAGAACATAAGTCTTTAAAAATAGTAGACGGATTTGCTTATGAAATGTCAATTGAGAACTACAATTCATCATTTACTCTAGATAAAGCTCACAAAAAGAGAGCAGGGCTAGATGAATCCTCTGATGCTTATCAAAAGCTTACCCGAAATATAGATGAGAAAAATAGATTAAAATCCTTCCATCTCACTGTTTCAGTCGATCATATCGAAGAGCAAATTTTAGAGTTAATAAAGCTTTCTAGAAATGCTTTGATGTATCTTGCACTTTCTATCCAATACCACGAAAGCCATAAGCCTGCTGATGTTGACAGTGAAAAAATTCGATTGGAGCGTGAGGTTCCCTACTTGTGA
- a CDS encoding DUF4326 domain-containing protein, whose protein sequence is MSKDAKVLIAYPIDFLSYSKFERKVDKIISSLEKVELIFVSDENSFIEKYSQSKGLPAIPFSSDKEALKEVTHAILFQDEERNCFFILDNDLREKEIPTRIINLKITKVSNKDNGDSYDIYIGRGTLWGNPYQMGKEGTRDEVIAKFAYDFEKRFLKLPEKFDENIEKLRGKTLGCHCKPAACHGDVIANYLNSQDDGK, encoded by the coding sequence ATGAGTAAAGATGCAAAGGTATTAATTGCTTATCCTATCGACTTCCTTTCATATTCGAAATTTGAAAGGAAGGTCGATAAAATTATTAGCTCTCTTGAAAAAGTAGAGCTGATCTTCGTATCTGATGAAAATAGTTTCATCGAAAAGTATTCACAGTCCAAAGGGCTACCAGCAATCCCGTTTAGCTCAGATAAAGAAGCATTGAAGGAAGTCACACACGCTATTCTTTTTCAAGATGAAGAAAGAAACTGTTTTTTCATACTCGATAATGATTTGCGAGAAAAAGAAATACCCACAAGAATTATAAACTTAAAAATCACCAAAGTATCTAATAAAGATAATGGTGATAGTTATGATATTTACATCGGTAGGGGAACCCTGTGGGGCAACCCCTACCAGATGGGTAAAGAAGGGACACGCGACGAAGTTATAGCCAAGTTTGCTTATGATTTCGAAAAACGTTTTTTGAAATTACCCGAAAAATTTGATGAAAACATCGAAAAGCTCAGAGGCAAGACGCTCGGTTGTCACTGCAAACCTGCAGCATGTCATGGTGATGTCATCGCCAACTATCTCAACTCCCAAGACGATGGCAAGTGA
- a CDS encoding DUF488 family protein, which translates to MKIFTIGFTEKKAERFFSLIKLSGTKRVVDVRLNNISQLSGFAKRDDLKYFLKELCDVDYVHLPELAPTKEILSPYQKKEISWQQYEDKFLNLMAKRNIEKHVKPDIIDEGCLLCSEHQPHQCHRRLVANYLKQAWDQSDAVVKDLI; encoded by the coding sequence ATGAAGATTTTCACAATAGGTTTTACGGAGAAAAAGGCAGAACGTTTTTTCTCCTTGATAAAATTATCAGGCACAAAGCGGGTTGTTGACGTTCGATTGAATAATATTTCACAGCTCTCAGGATTTGCAAAAAGAGATGACTTGAAATATTTCCTAAAAGAACTATGCGACGTTGACTACGTGCATTTACCAGAATTGGCACCTACGAAAGAAATTTTGTCTCCATACCAGAAAAAGGAAATTTCTTGGCAGCAGTATGAGGATAAATTCCTAAACCTGATGGCAAAGCGAAATATTGAAAAGCACGTAAAACCAGACATCATTGACGAAGGGTGCTTGCTTTGCAGTGAGCATCAGCCGCACCAGTGTCATCGAAGGCTGGTTGCAAATTATCTCAAGCAAGCGTGGGATCAATCTGATGCGGTTGTCAAAGATTTAATATGA
- the purC gene encoding phosphoribosylaminoimidazolesuccinocarboxamide synthase, whose product MEKREELYRGKAKSVYKTDDADRLILLFRNDTSAFDGKRIEQLDRKGMVNNKFNAFIMQKLEEAGIPTQFDKLLGDNECLVKKLDMIPVECVVRNYAAGSLVKRLGVEEGIKLEPSTFELFLKNDEKGDPFINESHVVAFGWGTAEQLVKMKALSLKVNEVLNKLFDDAGLLLVDFKLEFGVFHGEIVLGDEFSPDGCRLWDKETRKKMDKDRFRQGLGDVIEAYEEVAKRLGVPL is encoded by the coding sequence ATGGAAAAACGTGAAGAACTCTACCGCGGCAAAGCCAAGTCGGTTTACAAGACCGACGACGCTGACCGCTTGATCCTGCTGTTTCGCAACGACACCTCGGCGTTCGACGGCAAGCGTATCGAACAGCTTGATCGCAAGGGCATGGTGAACAACAAGTTCAACGCCTTCATCATGCAAAAGCTGGAAGAAGCCGGTATTCCTACCCAGTTCGACAAGCTGCTGGGCGACAACGAGTGTCTGGTCAAGAAGCTCGACATGATTCCGGTTGAATGCGTCGTGCGTAACTACGCAGCCGGCAGCCTGGTCAAGCGCCTGGGTGTCGAGGAAGGCATCAAGCTGGAGCCTTCGACCTTCGAACTGTTCCTCAAGAACGACGAGAAGGGTGATCCGTTCATCAACGAATCCCACGTTGTTGCCTTCGGTTGGGGCACCGCCGAGCAACTGGTGAAAATGAAAGCCTTGTCGCTTAAGGTCAACGAAGTGCTGAACAAGCTCTTCGACGACGCCGGCCTGCTGCTGGTCGACTTCAAGCTGGAGTTCGGCGTATTCCACGGCGAAATCGTCCTGGGCGACGAGTTCAGCCCTGACGGCTGCCGCCTGTGGGACAAGGAAACCCGCAAGAAGATGGACAAGGATCGCTTCCGCCAGGGTCTGGGCGACGTGATCGAAGCCTACGAAGAAGTTGCCAAGCGCCTGGGCGTGCCGCTGTAA
- a CDS encoding MBL fold metallo-hydrolase: protein MRFAVLGSGSQGNGTLIASDKTLVLVDCGFSLRETERRLALLGVSAHQLSAVLVTHEHADHVHGVGLLSRRYNVPVYLSRGTLRGMRKPVEAAGFLAANETLQIGGLSIRAVGVTHDALEPLQYVFDDGGRRFGVLTDLGSYDASLLQSYQGLDALLIEANHCRDMLGRGPYPMFLKQRVGGDYGHLNNHQAARLVSELDWQNLQHLVLAHLSSKNNQPQLARQCFVDTLGCDPDWLQVANQDCGLDWREIA from the coding sequence GTGCGCTTCGCGGTTCTAGGAAGTGGAAGCCAGGGAAATGGCACGCTGATCGCCAGTGACAAAACACTTGTCCTGGTCGATTGCGGCTTTTCCCTGCGTGAAACCGAGCGGCGCCTGGCGCTGCTCGGCGTTTCAGCCCATCAATTGAGTGCGGTGCTGGTAACTCACGAACATGCCGACCATGTGCATGGCGTCGGTTTGCTGTCGCGGCGCTACAATGTACCGGTCTACCTCAGTCGTGGCACGTTGCGCGGTATGCGCAAGCCGGTCGAGGCCGCCGGGTTCCTGGCAGCAAACGAAACATTGCAGATCGGTGGCTTGAGTATCCGTGCGGTGGGCGTGACCCATGATGCGCTGGAGCCTCTTCAGTATGTTTTTGACGACGGTGGCCGGCGTTTCGGCGTACTCACCGACCTGGGTTCCTATGACGCATCCTTGTTGCAGAGTTACCAGGGCCTGGATGCATTGCTGATCGAGGCCAATCACTGCCGAGACATGCTCGGACGCGGGCCTTACCCAATGTTTCTCAAACAACGGGTGGGCGGCGACTACGGGCATTTGAACAACCACCAGGCCGCGCGCCTGGTGTCGGAGCTGGACTGGCAGAACCTGCAGCATCTGGTGCTGGCCCATCTCAGTAGCAAGAACAACCAGCCACAGCTGGCCCGGCAATGTTTCGTCGACACCCTTGGGTGCGACCCGGACTGGCTGCAAGTGGCCAACCAGGATTGCGGGCTCGACTGGCGCGAAATCGCCTAG
- the bamC gene encoding outer membrane protein assembly factor BamC has protein sequence MKRLAGLSALALIISSTSGCGWLWGEEGYFRDRGSDYLEATQKAPMQLPPDVSNAKRLDPLLPIPRNVADDNVRGEFEVPRPQPLSAGADISDFSLQKSGTSRWVLAQRAPAEVWPVARQFFEDNGFRIDEERPQTGEFNTTWQRFDELSGSMAGRLASASSSRDNEVRTRVRIEPGVQRNTSEVYIVTVERPAGSTAQPDFPSSSQNTGVDAMLVDEMLASMTRSAEKGGSVSLLAARDFDTPSRVSLSEDGSGNPVLNLGADLDRAWSSVGRALEQGEWRVEDINRSLGLYYINLAEKADAKDQEPGFFSKLFGSAPSKEEREARAERYQVRLSKVGESVQVTVEKNINTVAPADVARRVLSVIQDNLG, from the coding sequence ATGAAGCGATTGGCTGGTCTTTCCGCCCTTGCCTTGATCATTTCCAGCACCAGTGGTTGTGGCTGGCTCTGGGGCGAAGAGGGTTACTTCCGTGACCGTGGCAGCGATTATCTGGAGGCCACTCAGAAGGCGCCGATGCAGCTGCCACCAGACGTCAGCAACGCCAAGCGTCTTGATCCGCTGCTGCCGATCCCGCGTAACGTTGCCGATGACAACGTCAGGGGCGAGTTCGAGGTTCCGCGTCCACAACCCCTGAGCGCCGGTGCCGACATCAGCGATTTCAGCCTGCAGAAGAGCGGTACTTCCCGTTGGGTCCTGGCCCAGCGTGCGCCTGCCGAAGTCTGGCCGGTAGCCCGTCAGTTCTTTGAAGACAACGGTTTCCGTATCGACGAAGAGCGTCCGCAGACCGGTGAGTTCAATACCACCTGGCAACGCTTCGACGAGCTTTCCGGTTCCATGGCCGGTCGTCTGGCGAGCGCTTCGAGCAGCCGCGACAACGAAGTGCGCACCCGTGTGCGTATCGAGCCGGGCGTGCAGCGCAACACCAGTGAAGTCTACATCGTGACCGTCGAGCGTCCGGCGGGCAGCACTGCCCAGCCTGATTTTCCGAGCAGCTCGCAGAACACCGGTGTCGACGCCATGCTGGTCGACGAGATGCTCGCCAGCATGACCCGTAGCGCCGAGAAGGGCGGCTCGGTGTCGTTGCTTGCCGCACGTGATTTCGATACGCCAAGCCGTGTCAGCCTGAGCGAAGATGGCAGTGGCAACCCGGTATTGAACCTGGGCGCCGACCTCGACCGTGCATGGTCCAGTGTCGGCCGCGCTCTGGAACAAGGCGAGTGGCGTGTTGAAGACATCAACCGCAGCCTGGGCTTGTATTACATCAACCTGGCCGAAAAAGCCGATGCCAAAGACCAGGAGCCTGGTTTCTTCAGCAAGCTGTTCGGTAGCGCGCCAAGCAAGGAAGAGCGCGAAGCTCGTGCCGAACGTTATCAGGTTCGCCTGAGCAAAGTTGGTGAAAGCGTCCAGGTTACCGTCGAGAAGAACATCAACACCGTGGCCCCGGCTGATGTCGCCCGCCGTGTGCTGAGCGTGATTCAGGATAACCTGGGTTAA
- the dapA gene encoding 4-hydroxy-tetrahydrodipicolinate synthase: protein MIAGSMVALVTPMDAQGRLDWDSLGKLVDFHLEKGTHAIVAVGTTGESATLDVEEHIQVIEFVVKRVAGRIPVIAGTGANSTSEAVHLTRNAKKAGADACLLVVPYYNKPTQEGLYQHFKHIAEAVDIPQILYNVPGRTSCDMQAETVIRLSSVPTIIGIKEATGDLKRAKAIIDGVSKDFIVLSGDDPTAVELILLGGKGNISVTANVAPREMADLCEAALEGNAEKARAINEKLMPLHKDLFCEANPIPVKWALVEMGLMQKGIRLPLTWLSESCHETVRKAMRQCGLQF from the coding sequence ATGATTGCGGGCAGTATGGTGGCATTGGTCACACCCATGGATGCACAAGGGCGTCTTGATTGGGACAGCCTCGGCAAACTCGTGGACTTCCATCTGGAGAAGGGCACTCATGCCATTGTCGCCGTCGGTACCACCGGCGAGTCCGCAACCCTGGATGTCGAAGAACATATCCAGGTCATCGAGTTCGTGGTCAAGCGTGTCGCTGGACGCATTCCGGTCATTGCCGGTACCGGTGCCAACTCTACCAGCGAAGCCGTGCACCTGACCCGCAACGCCAAGAAGGCTGGCGCCGATGCCTGCCTGCTGGTCGTCCCGTACTACAACAAGCCGACCCAGGAAGGCCTGTACCAACACTTCAAGCATATTGCCGAAGCTGTCGACATCCCGCAGATCCTCTACAACGTTCCCGGCCGCACCTCGTGCGACATGCAGGCCGAGACCGTGATCCGTTTGTCCAGCGTACCGACCATCATCGGTATCAAGGAAGCCACCGGCGACCTGAAACGCGCAAAAGCCATCATCGATGGCGTGAGCAAGGATTTCATCGTGTTGTCCGGCGATGATCCGACCGCTGTCGAACTGATCCTGCTCGGTGGCAAAGGCAACATCTCCGTCACTGCCAATGTCGCCCCGCGCGAAATGGCCGATTTGTGCGAGGCCGCCCTTGAGGGCAATGCCGAGAAGGCTCGCGCAATCAACGAAAAACTCATGCCGCTGCATAAAGACCTGTTCTGCGAGGCCAACCCGATTCCGGTGAAGTGGGCGCTCGTTGAAATGGGCTTGATGCAGAAGGGCATCCGCCTGCCGCTGACCTGGCTGAGCGAATCCTGTCACGAAACGGTACGCAAGGCGATGCGCCAGTGCGGCCTGCAGTTTTAA
- a CDS encoding glycine cleavage system protein R: MSTPTVREQFLVISALGANPMELTNILCRASNDNRCSVVTSRLTRHGECSALVLQVSGSWDALARFEAALPGLAKKHTFTVNVVRSAELEVRPLALPYVAYVSAAYRPDIINELCQFFIDHHVELENLTCDTYQAPQTGGTMLNATFTVTLPAGTQISWLRDQFLDFSDALNLDALIEPWRPQNPL, encoded by the coding sequence ATGTCCACCCCCACCGTTCGCGAACAATTCCTTGTCATCAGTGCCCTGGGCGCCAATCCCATGGAACTGACCAACATCCTGTGCCGGGCCAGTAACGACAATCGCTGCTCGGTCGTCACCTCGCGCTTGACCCGTCACGGTGAATGCAGCGCACTGGTCTTGCAAGTCTCCGGCAGTTGGGATGCCCTGGCTCGCTTCGAAGCAGCCCTGCCTGGCCTGGCCAAGAAGCACACCTTCACTGTGAATGTGGTGCGCAGTGCCGAGCTTGAAGTGCGCCCGCTGGCGCTGCCCTACGTGGCCTATGTCAGCGCAGCCTATCGTCCGGACATCATCAATGAGCTGTGCCAGTTCTTCATCGACCACCACGTCGAACTGGAAAACCTCACGTGCGACACCTACCAGGCGCCACAAACCGGCGGCACCATGCTCAATGCCACTTTTACCGTGACCCTGCCGGCCGGAACTCAAATCAGTTGGCTGCGTGACCAGTTCCTGGATTTCTCCGACGCCCTGAACCTGGATGCGCTGATCGAACCTTGGCGCCCACAGAACCCACTGTAA
- a CDS encoding peroxiredoxin — protein MAVELDQPVADFQALATSGQTVSLADLKGKQVVLYFYPKDSTPGCTTEGQGFRDQHAAFEAANTVVFGVSRDSIKSHENFKAKQAFPFELISDKDETLCQLFDVIKLKKLYGKEYMGVDRSTFLIDKNGVLRKAWRGVKVPGHVDAVLIQAQALNQA, from the coding sequence ATGGCCGTTGAACTCGACCAACCCGTCGCCGATTTCCAGGCGCTGGCCACCAGCGGCCAGACCGTCAGTCTGGCTGATCTCAAAGGCAAGCAAGTGGTGCTGTATTTCTACCCCAAGGACAGCACGCCGGGCTGCACAACCGAAGGCCAAGGTTTCCGTGACCAACATGCGGCCTTCGAAGCAGCCAACACCGTGGTGTTCGGTGTTTCCCGCGACAGCATCAAGTCTCATGAGAACTTCAAGGCCAAGCAGGCCTTCCCGTTCGAGCTGATCAGCGACAAAGACGAGACCCTGTGCCAACTGTTCGACGTGATCAAGCTGAAGAAGCTTTACGGCAAGGAATACATGGGCGTTGACCGCAGCACTTTCCTGATCGACAAGAACGGCGTGCTGCGCAAGGCGTGGCGCGGAGTTAAGGTGCCAGGACATGTGGATGCAGTGCTGATTCAAGCACAGGCGCTGAACCAGGCCTGA
- a CDS encoding AI-2E family transporter, protein MFKVLRDWMQRYFSDEEAVVLVVLLVLAFTAVLTLGGMLAPVLAGMVLAFLMQGLVNALERLHVPTRYAVGMVFTLFMGALAVFLLVLVPLLWHQLITLFNELPGMLGKWQSLLLLLPERYPHLVSDEQVLQAIEAMRGEIGKFGQWALTFSLSSLPLLVNIMIYLVLVPILVFFFLKDRELIARWVSGYLPRERTLLNRVSEEMNRQIANYIRGKGIEILICGVATYIAFIALGLNYAALLALLVGFSVVVPYVGAVVVTVPVTLIALFQWGWGDQFIYLMAVYAIIQALDGNVLVPLLFSEAVSLHPVAIICAVLLFGGLWGFWGIFFAIPLATLFKAVLDAWPKQEPAVAPLL, encoded by the coding sequence ATGTTCAAGGTGCTTCGCGACTGGATGCAGCGCTACTTCTCCGATGAAGAGGCAGTGGTGCTGGTGGTCTTGTTGGTTCTGGCTTTTACCGCTGTCCTGACGCTGGGCGGCATGCTGGCGCCAGTGCTCGCCGGCATGGTTCTGGCGTTTCTCATGCAAGGCCTGGTCAATGCCCTGGAACGCCTGCATGTACCGACCCGCTATGCCGTCGGTATGGTCTTTACCCTGTTCATGGGCGCCTTGGCCGTGTTTTTGCTGGTGCTGGTGCCATTGCTCTGGCATCAGTTGATCACCCTGTTCAACGAACTGCCGGGTATGCTTGGCAAGTGGCAATCGCTACTTCTATTGCTTCCCGAGCGTTACCCGCACCTGGTGTCTGACGAACAGGTGCTGCAGGCCATCGAGGCGATGCGTGGCGAAATTGGCAAGTTTGGCCAATGGGCACTGACCTTCTCGCTGTCGAGCTTGCCGCTGCTGGTCAACATCATGATTTACCTGGTGCTGGTGCCGATCCTAGTGTTTTTCTTCCTCAAGGATCGCGAACTGATTGCTCGTTGGGTCAGTGGCTACCTGCCGCGTGAACGCACGTTGCTGAATCGGGTGTCCGAGGAAATGAACCGGCAGATCGCCAACTACATTCGCGGCAAGGGTATCGAGATCCTGATCTGCGGCGTGGCGACCTACATCGCCTTCATCGCCCTGGGGCTCAACTATGCGGCGCTATTGGCGCTGTTGGTGGGGTTTTCGGTGGTGGTGCCTTACGTCGGCGCCGTCGTGGTGACCGTGCCAGTTACCCTGATTGCATTGTTCCAGTGGGGCTGGGGCGATCAGTTCATCTACTTGATGGCGGTGTACGCGATCATCCAGGCGTTGGATGGCAACGTGCTGGTGCCACTGCTTTTTTCCGAAGCGGTCAGCCTGCACCCGGTGGCGATCATTTGCGCGGTGCTGTTGTTTGGCGGGTTGTGGGGCTTCTGGGGGATTTTCTTTGCGATCCCGCTGGCAACCCTGTTCAAGGCTGTGCTGGATGCCTGGCCGAAGCAGGAGCCGGCAGTCGCGCCGTTGTTGTGA
- a CDS encoding sulfurtransferase TusA family protein — MSDTLTFDAELDACGLNCPLPLLKAKMELNRLASGAVLKVLATDAGSQRDFRTFARLAGHTLLLETAEEGVYTYWLRKA, encoded by the coding sequence ATGAGCGATACCCTGACGTTTGACGCCGAACTCGACGCCTGTGGCCTGAACTGCCCGCTGCCGTTGCTCAAGGCAAAGATGGAACTCAATCGCCTGGCCAGCGGCGCGGTGCTCAAGGTGCTGGCCACCGATGCCGGGTCGCAGCGCGATTTTCGCACTTTTGCCAGATTGGCCGGTCATACGCTGCTGCTCGAAACAGCAGAAGAAGGTGTTTACACCTACTGGCTTCGCAAAGCCTGA
- a CDS encoding M48 family metalloprotease: MNLLRPTLLTLACLMALPSHADDLPSLGDASSAIVSPQQEHQLGRAWLSLLRGNINQLNDPQLKDYVETSVYRLAETSQLQDRRLEFVLIDSRELNAFAAPGGIVGVNGGLFLNAQTEGEYASVLAHELAHLSQRHFARGVEAQQRMQLPMMAALLAGIVAAAAGAGDAGIAAIAGTQAAAIQEQRRFSRQNEQEADRIGILNLEKAGYDPRNMPSMFERLMRQYRYDAKPPEFLLTHPVTESRIADTRNRAEQAPKGGTEDSQRYQLIRARVALIYEGTPGLAAKRFRAQLDENPNLDSARYGLALALIKGGRLNEARDALKPLLAKAPNDVTYNLAQIDLDVTNNRLTDAQQRIERMRALYPGNYPLQQARIDLLLKQNRAPEAEKALDALLKSRPDDPDVWYDVAEVRGLSGNTIGLHQARAEYFALVGDFDQALQQLDYAKQRAGSNFVLASKIDARQRELLEQQRMVKDMMR, from the coding sequence ATGAATTTACTGCGCCCTACCCTGCTGACGCTGGCCTGTTTGATGGCGCTTCCCAGTCATGCCGACGACCTGCCGTCACTTGGCGACGCCAGTTCTGCCATTGTCTCTCCGCAACAGGAACACCAGTTGGGTCGTGCCTGGCTCAGCCTGCTACGGGGCAACATCAACCAGCTCAATGACCCGCAACTCAAGGACTATGTCGAAACCAGCGTCTATCGCCTGGCTGAAACCAGTCAGTTGCAGGACCGTCGCCTGGAATTTGTCCTGATCGACAGCCGCGAGCTCAACGCCTTCGCCGCCCCAGGCGGGATTGTCGGGGTCAACGGGGGTTTGTTCCTCAACGCGCAGACCGAAGGCGAATATGCCTCGGTACTGGCCCACGAACTGGCGCACTTGTCTCAGCGTCACTTTGCCCGAGGTGTCGAAGCCCAGCAGCGCATGCAACTGCCGATGATGGCGGCGTTGCTAGCGGGCATCGTCGCTGCCGCAGCCGGTGCCGGTGATGCCGGTATCGCCGCGATTGCCGGCACCCAGGCAGCCGCTATCCAGGAACAGCGGCGCTTCTCGCGCCAGAACGAACAAGAGGCCGACCGCATCGGCATTCTCAACCTGGAAAAAGCCGGATACGACCCACGCAACATGCCGAGCATGTTCGAGCGCTTGATGCGCCAGTACCGCTATGACGCCAAGCCACCGGAATTCCTCCTCACTCACCCGGTTACCGAGTCGCGTATCGCCGACACCCGCAACCGCGCCGAACAAGCGCCAAAGGGTGGTACTGAGGACAGCCAGCGCTACCAGTTGATTCGAGCTCGCGTTGCGCTGATCTACGAGGGCACTCCGGGCCTTGCAGCCAAACGCTTCCGGGCGCAGCTGGATGAAAACCCGAACCTGGACTCGGCCCGCTACGGCCTGGCGCTAGCGTTGATCAAAGGTGGCCGTCTCAACGAAGCGCGAGATGCCCTCAAGCCCTTGCTGGCCAAGGCGCCCAACGACGTCACCTACAACCTGGCCCAAATCGACCTCGACGTTACCAACAATCGCCTGACCGATGCCCAGCAACGGATCGAGCGCATGCGCGCACTGTATCCAGGGAACTACCCGCTGCAGCAGGCGCGAATTGACCTGCTGCTCAAACAGAACCGCGCGCCTGAAGCGGAAAAAGCCCTGGATGCCCTGCTCAAGAGTCGCCCGGATGACCCGGATGTCTGGTACGACGTTGCTGAAGTTCGCGGGCTTTCTGGCAACACCATCGGCCTGCATCAGGCGCGCGCTGAATATTTCGCCCTGGTGGGCGATTTCGACCAGGCGCTGCAGCAACTCGACTATGCCAAGCAACGTGCAGGCAGCAACTTTGTGCTGGCATCGAAAATCGATGCACGTCAGCGCGAATTGCTGGAGCAGCAGCGGATGGTCAAGGACATGATGCGCTGA